One genomic window of Mucilaginibacter sp. SJ includes the following:
- a CDS encoding EboA domain-containing protein, translating to MFTYDIEKFKPLLTDLIARHVSPDAKDWLLAQGNHAASAAVFNTAFAALPRKTGKAPVNAGPENEAGLSAIRKDFSIAGWSVDRLARVWLLLTLDTTDKDRYQRNIENLFLAAEMNELVALYSALPLLAYAPIWVQRCTEGNRSNLGVVLEAIMYHNPYPAENLPEPAWNQMVLKALFTEKKLELITGLDERANTSLAHTLIDYARERWSAGRSTDPMLWRLVSRFMDDTILQDIREGLPGLSELEREAVALAIAESSFQPAKELLKVGSLKVMTGGKTSWNEFINDTKN from the coding sequence ATGTTCACTTATGATATAGAAAAATTTAAGCCTCTGCTTACAGATCTCATTGCAAGACATGTAAGCCCGGATGCCAAAGACTGGCTGCTGGCCCAGGGGAATCACGCTGCATCTGCCGCAGTATTTAACACTGCCTTCGCCGCCTTGCCGCGTAAGACGGGAAAAGCGCCGGTCAATGCCGGTCCTGAAAACGAAGCTGGTTTATCTGCTATCCGTAAAGATTTTTCGATAGCAGGATGGTCGGTTGACAGGCTTGCCAGGGTATGGCTGTTGTTAACACTTGACACCACCGATAAAGATCGTTATCAGCGGAACATCGAGAACTTATTCTTAGCTGCTGAAATGAACGAGTTAGTGGCTTTATATTCGGCTTTGCCTCTGCTTGCTTACGCCCCGATATGGGTGCAACGCTGTACGGAAGGTAACCGCAGTAATCTGGGCGTTGTGCTCGAAGCAATCATGTATCACAACCCCTACCCTGCGGAAAACCTGCCCGAGCCGGCCTGGAACCAAATGGTGCTAAAGGCACTTTTCACCGAAAAAAAGCTGGAACTGATCACAGGATTGGATGAACGTGCCAATACCAGCCTTGCACATACATTGATCGATTACGCGCGAGAGCGCTGGTCAGCCGGCCGAAGTACAGATCCTATGCTTTGGCGATTAGTAAGTCGCTTTATGGATGACACGATACTGCAGGACATCCGGGAAGGATTACCGGGTTTAAGCGAACTTGAAAGGGAAGCAGTGGCATTAGCTATTGCCGAAAGCAGCTTTCAGCCCGCAAAAGAGTTGTTGAAAGTTGGTTCTTTAAAGGTGATGACCGGCGGAAAAACGAGTTGGAACGAATTTATTAACGATACAAAAAATTAA
- a CDS encoding transmembrane 220 family protein — translation MIAIINIIFCLSFLVFAYLNLNDVDPWLWVPIYLSAAVCCGLVVFHLVYPRLYLCLIAIYLVHAGTIYFSKDGVRDWITKYNRPSLVETMQADKPYIEKTREFFGLLIIAGALLINYIAA, via the coding sequence ATGATTGCTATTATAAATATCATTTTCTGTCTCTCTTTCCTGGTCTTCGCTTACCTTAACCTGAACGATGTCGATCCATGGCTTTGGGTACCGATCTACCTTAGTGCGGCTGTATGTTGCGGGCTGGTAGTTTTTCACCTGGTTTATCCGAGGCTGTACCTATGCTTGATCGCGATATACCTTGTTCACGCAGGCACCATTTATTTTTCTAAAGATGGCGTCCGCGACTGGATAACAAAATATAACAGGCCAAGTTTGGTAGAAACGATGCAGGCAGACAAGCCTTATATAGAAAAAACGAGGGAGTTCTTTGGCTTGCTGATCATTGCCGGCGCATTGCTGATCAATTATATCGCGGCCTGA
- a CDS encoding alpha-L-fucosidase yields the protein MSDAERKSMEKGKVYPALKGAGQGVSGPGSNLPPEKMQWWEDQKFGMFIHWGLYAIPATGEWTMFNQKIPAEEYARLADQFNPRHFSAAEWAKVAKEAGMKYMVMVSRHHDGFALWNSPSSYRHFDSWETAAHRDFVKEYTDACRKAGLYVGIYYSPLDWRFPGYFDPKGLPDNAALLKKQTYGQVEELMKNYGKIDILWYDGGWLAHKGTDADAAWFWEPLKLNAMVRSYNPDVVINPRSGMVGDFQTDEDGADVKGPIIPFPWEKCLNLNETSWGYNKAQRLMPLKKIINMLVNTVDRGGNMLLNVGPDSDGVIPPAHVDRLKEVGQWLTKNGESIYQTRPGPFQPVDDFYGATSRGDKIYIHVLKMPAGDTVIKLPPVKQTITNCRVLHSKKVKFHQDSTGISLDLATVKPDSLVTTLELKIKGN from the coding sequence ATGAGCGACGCAGAAAGAAAATCAATGGAAAAAGGCAAGGTGTACCCCGCATTAAAGGGTGCAGGGCAGGGTGTATCGGGCCCAGGTTCTAATCTTCCGCCCGAAAAGATGCAATGGTGGGAGGATCAGAAATTTGGGATGTTTATACATTGGGGCCTATACGCTATTCCGGCCACGGGTGAATGGACCATGTTTAATCAAAAGATACCGGCAGAGGAATATGCCAGGTTAGCTGATCAGTTTAATCCAAGGCATTTTAGCGCTGCAGAATGGGCTAAAGTAGCCAAAGAGGCGGGTATGAAGTATATGGTAATGGTTAGCCGCCATCATGATGGCTTTGCTCTTTGGAACAGCCCTTCAAGTTACCGGCATTTTGATAGTTGGGAAACTGCCGCTCATCGTGATTTTGTAAAAGAGTATACCGATGCCTGCCGTAAAGCTGGCCTCTATGTAGGCATTTATTATTCTCCTCTGGATTGGCGTTTTCCTGGTTATTTCGACCCCAAGGGGCTTCCTGACAATGCTGCCTTGCTCAAGAAACAAACATATGGGCAGGTAGAAGAGCTAATGAAAAATTACGGCAAAATAGATATTTTGTGGTACGATGGCGGCTGGCTGGCGCATAAAGGTACCGATGCCGACGCTGCCTGGTTTTGGGAACCATTAAAACTTAATGCTATGGTACGTAGCTACAACCCGGATGTGGTCATTAATCCAAGATCAGGAATGGTGGGAGATTTCCAGACCGACGAAGATGGCGCGGATGTTAAAGGACCTATTATTCCCTTCCCATGGGAAAAATGCTTGAACCTTAATGAAACCAGTTGGGGATACAATAAGGCTCAGCGATTGATGCCACTGAAAAAGATTATAAATATGCTTGTTAATACCGTTGACCGCGGTGGAAATATGTTATTAAATGTTGGGCCGGATTCGGACGGTGTTATTCCCCCTGCTCATGTGGATCGCCTGAAAGAAGTTGGGCAGTGGTTAACAAAAAATGGCGAGAGCATATATCAAACGCGTCCGGGACCTTTTCAACCTGTTGATGATTTTTACGGAGCCACAAGTAGGGGGGATAAAATATATATCCACGTGCTGAAAATGCCGGCGGGGGATACTGTCATTAAATTACCGCCTGTTAAACAAACTATTACAAATTGCAGGGTACTGCATAGTAAAAAAGTTAAATTTCATCAGGATTCAACAGGTATCAGTCTTGACTTAGCCACAGTAAAGCCGGATTCATTGGTAACCACTTTGGAGTTAAAAATAAAAGGTAACTAA
- a CDS encoding Crp/Fnr family transcriptional regulator, producing MSLSGIFPIDKWEFTTQSVLNTLSEEDYDFLISRQGAQKYQKGEIIFKEGVVPSGIYFIHQGKIKKYKVDRNGREQIIYVANKGELIGYHAILAEERCPDSAAALEDCLISFIPKEDFLTILDKSPLFMRRLLKSLSHEFSVLANSISVISQRTASERLAISLIILREKFKVDGSGEKDVILNISRMDLAGMAGIAQENVIRLLKEFKEEGILETDGRKIWIKDLKQLVKKSNYGFGNP from the coding sequence ATGAGTTTATCCGGAATTTTTCCAATTGATAAGTGGGAATTCACAACACAATCTGTTCTTAATACACTTTCCGAAGAAGATTATGACTTTTTAATCTCCCGGCAAGGCGCGCAGAAATATCAAAAAGGAGAAATCATCTTCAAAGAAGGCGTTGTACCTTCCGGTATCTATTTTATCCACCAGGGAAAAATAAAAAAATATAAAGTTGACCGGAATGGCCGGGAGCAGATCATATATGTAGCTAATAAAGGCGAATTAATTGGGTATCACGCTATTTTGGCGGAAGAGCGCTGCCCTGATTCTGCAGCTGCATTGGAAGACTGCCTGATCAGTTTTATCCCTAAAGAGGACTTTTTAACCATTCTGGATAAATCACCACTTTTTATGCGGCGCTTATTGAAATCGTTGAGCCATGAATTTAGTGTATTGGCCAATAGTATTTCCGTGATCTCTCAGAGAACAGCATCTGAACGCCTCGCTATTTCACTGATCATTTTGAGAGAAAAATTTAAAGTGGACGGATCAGGTGAAAAAGATGTTATTCTCAATATCTCAAGAATGGACTTGGCCGGCATGGCAGGGATCGCGCAGGAAAATGTGATCCGCCTATTAAAAGAATTTAAAGAGGAAGGCATACTGGAAACCGACGGCCGAAAGATCTGGATCAAAGATCTTAAACAATTGGTTAAAAAATCTAACTACGGATTTGGGAACCCATAG
- a CDS encoding DUF983 domain-containing protein — protein sequence MVRTSKSWAMLHAKCPRCRRGNMFEGATYRLGSNKINLNCPHCQMIFEIEPGYFYAAMYISYAMNVAEGGILWIATFLITQNNDSPWLYLTTILGGLFLLAPLNFRYSRVILLYWLSPKVHYHPELDVEMPVDGNKFKWFQ from the coding sequence ATGGTAAGAACATCAAAATCATGGGCGATGCTCCATGCAAAATGCCCGCGCTGCCGCAGGGGCAATATGTTCGAAGGAGCAACATACCGTTTGGGTTCCAACAAGATCAACCTGAATTGCCCGCATTGTCAGATGATCTTCGAGATCGAGCCCGGCTATTTTTATGCGGCGATGTATATCAGCTACGCTATGAATGTAGCGGAGGGAGGAATCTTGTGGATCGCCACTTTCCTGATAACCCAAAATAACGATTCGCCATGGTTATATCTCACTACCATTCTCGGTGGTTTGTTCTTGCTTGCGCCGTTGAATTTCAGGTATTCCCGCGTAATATTGCTTTACTGGTTATCTCCCAAGGTTCATTATCATCCCGAACTTGATGTTGAAATGCCGGTGGACGGGAATAAATTTAAATGGTTTCAATAA
- a CDS encoding SulP family inorganic anion transporter translates to MNEMMNLFRPKLIDTLKGYTLAQFYKDVVAGVIVGVVALPLAIAFAIASGVSPEKGIFTAIIAGVIISALGGSKVQIGGPTGAFIVVVYGIVQQFGVSGLVIATFIAGIILIIMGVAKLGNTIKYIPYPLVIGFTTGIAVIIFSSEVKDFLGLKMGNVPADFISKWIGYSRHLSSLNLYALFIGVFTLLVVLLWPRVTRKVPGSLIAIAISTLVVRYFHLPVETIGSRFGVITAALPRPVMPDVSLETIRQLIRPAFTIALLCSIESLLSAVVADGMTGGNHRSNTELIAQGLANICSSVLGGIPATGAIARTATNIKNGGSTPVAGIIHAITLLLIMLFIGQWAALIPMATLAGILVVVAWNMSELGNFIDVFKGSKSDASVLLITFCLTILVDLTVAIEIGIIVAAFLFMRKMMQSSSVQQTILAPDQLSDDEFNQSVIPKGVDVFEINGPLFFGAAYKFKDTMKVLEKPARVLIIRMGNVPVIDATGIRVLRDVHQEIKKKGTKLILSEANSEQVTGALKKTRLLFQIGKGNVRDTFEKALKRADEVLSDTDPSKKSYAG, encoded by the coding sequence ATGAACGAAATGATGAATTTGTTCAGGCCCAAGCTGATTGACACCCTTAAAGGTTACACTCTTGCACAATTTTATAAAGATGTTGTTGCCGGAGTAATTGTAGGTGTTGTTGCTTTGCCCCTGGCCATAGCTTTTGCCATTGCTTCGGGTGTATCCCCCGAAAAAGGAATTTTTACGGCTATCATTGCGGGGGTAATTATATCTGCTTTGGGAGGCAGCAAGGTGCAGATAGGAGGGCCCACAGGCGCATTTATCGTTGTTGTTTATGGGATCGTTCAGCAGTTCGGTGTCAGCGGATTGGTTATTGCCACATTTATTGCCGGGATCATTTTGATTATTATGGGGGTAGCTAAATTGGGTAATACTATCAAATACATTCCCTATCCGCTGGTCATTGGTTTTACCACCGGGATCGCGGTCATCATTTTTTCTTCAGAAGTTAAAGACTTTTTGGGGTTGAAAATGGGAAATGTCCCTGCTGATTTTATCAGTAAATGGATCGGCTATAGCCGGCACCTGTCTTCGCTGAATCTATATGCCTTGTTTATCGGGGTTTTTACCTTACTGGTTGTTTTGCTGTGGCCCAGGGTAACCCGGAAAGTTCCCGGTTCGCTGATCGCAATTGCCATAAGCACACTGGTTGTCCGGTACTTCCATCTTCCGGTAGAAACTATTGGCAGCCGTTTTGGAGTGATCACTGCTGCTTTACCGCGCCCGGTCATGCCAGATGTAAGCCTGGAAACTATCCGGCAACTGATCAGGCCTGCTTTTACCATCGCTTTGCTGTGCAGTATTGAGTCTTTACTATCAGCGGTTGTGGCAGATGGCATGACCGGCGGAAATCACCGGTCTAATACAGAGCTCATTGCACAGGGACTGGCCAATATCTGTTCATCTGTGTTAGGGGGCATTCCAGCCACAGGGGCAATAGCAAGAACGGCTACCAATATAAAAAATGGCGGAAGTACACCCGTAGCGGGGATCATACATGCCATTACCTTACTTCTTATTATGCTTTTTATAGGCCAATGGGCAGCGTTGATCCCCATGGCAACACTTGCAGGTATATTGGTGGTAGTAGCCTGGAATATGAGCGAACTGGGGAATTTTATAGACGTATTTAAAGGCTCAAAAAGTGATGCTTCCGTTTTGTTGATCACCTTCTGCCTCACCATATTGGTAGACCTGACCGTAGCTATTGAAATTGGGATAATTGTTGCCGCTTTCCTTTTTATGCGCAAAATGATGCAGTCCAGTTCGGTACAGCAAACTATTTTGGCTCCGGATCAATTATCTGATGATGAATTTAATCAATCAGTTATCCCCAAAGGGGTCGACGTTTTTGAGATCAATGGCCCTTTGTTCTTTGGTGCGGCCTATAAATTTAAAGACACGATGAAAGTGCTGGAAAAACCCGCCCGGGTATTGATTATCCGGATGGGGAATGTACCCGTAATTGATGCAACCGGTATCAGGGTATTAAGGGATGTCCATCAGGAAATAAAAAAGAAAGGAACTAAACTTATCCTGTCGGAGGCAAACAGCGAACAGGTAACAGGAGCGTTAAAAAAGACGCGTTTATTATTTCAAATTGGGAAAGGCAATGTCCGGGACACATTTGAAAAAGCATTAAAACGGGCAGATGAAGTTTTATCGGACACCGATCCCTCAAAAAAATCCTATGCAGGTTAA